The following proteins are encoded in a genomic region of candidate division WOR-3 bacterium:
- the aroF gene encoding 3-deoxy-7-phosphoheptulonate synthase — protein MLVVMHKDATQRQIRKVCKLIKEMGLTPHPIKGAQRVAIGITGNKEMVDTRRIENLEGVINIIHVTQPYKLTGREMKPDDTKIKIGNVVIGGKKAVIIAGPCAVESERQMINIARAVKSIGADMLRGGAFKPRTSPYSFQGLGEEGLKILARAGKENKLPVVSEVVDTEMFSLVEEYVDVIQIGARNMQNYALLKRAGKSKKPILLKRGMASTIQEFLLAAEYIMSEGNYNVILCERGIRTFSDFTRFTLDISSIPELKKISHLPVIVDPSHASGKRDMVLPLSRAAIAAGADGIIVEVHNNPERALSDGPQSLTIKGFEILMNEIKTIANAINRI, from the coding sequence ATGCTCGTTGTTATGCATAAAGATGCAACACAAAGACAGATACGAAAAGTTTGTAAACTAATAAAGGAAATGGGACTAACACCCCACCCAATAAAAGGTGCCCAGCGTGTAGCAATCGGCATAACCGGTAATAAAGAAATGGTTGATACAAGAAGGATAGAAAATCTGGAGGGTGTAATAAATATCATTCATGTTACACAACCTTATAAATTGACCGGCAGAGAAATGAAGCCCGATGATACAAAAATAAAGATTGGTAATGTGGTGATTGGTGGTAAAAAGGCAGTAATCATTGCTGGTCCCTGTGCTGTGGAGTCTGAAAGGCAGATGATTAATATTGCCAGGGCAGTGAAGTCAATCGGTGCTGATATGCTACGGGGTGGGGCATTCAAACCGAGGACATCCCCATACTCATTCCAGGGACTGGGTGAAGAAGGGCTGAAGATACTTGCTCGGGCAGGTAAAGAAAACAAACTGCCAGTCGTATCTGAGGTAGTTGATACAGAAATGTTTTCGCTTGTTGAAGAATATGTTGATGTAATTCAAATCGGAGCAAGGAATATGCAGAATTATGCCCTGCTAAAAAGGGCGGGTAAAAGTAAAAAACCAATATTATTAAAAAGGGGGATGGCTTCAACAATCCAGGAATTTCTACTTGCCGCAGAATATATTATGTCTGAAGGGAATTATAATGTTATTCTCTGCGAACGGGGGATAAGGACTTTCAGTGATTTTACAAGATTTACGCTTGATATTAGTAGTATTCCTGAACTCAAGAAAATATCACATCTGCCTGTTATTGTGGACCCAAGCCATGCGTCAGGAAAAAGAGATATGGTATTGCCACTTTCAAGGGCGGCGATTGCTGCAGGTGCAGATGGAATCATAGTTGAAGTTCACAACAATCCTGAAAGGGCACTTTCTGATGGCCCGCAATCTTTAACAATAAAAGGGTTTGAGATTTTAATGAATGAAATAAAAACGATTGCAAATGCAATCAACAGAATTTAA
- the aroQ gene encoding type II 3-dehydroquinate dehydratase, whose product MQKILLINGPNLNLLGKRNRFFYGDLSLKEINEKILNHAKQMGIMVDIYQSNSEGAIIEIIQNAEGYDGLIINPGAYTHTSVAIRDAIESVGIKTIEVHISNIYARESFRHKSFIAPVCIGQIAGLGWYGYILAIEFFIHFHYGEENVSPAE is encoded by the coding sequence ATGCAGAAAATTCTTTTAATAAATGGTCCTAATTTAAATCTTCTGGGCAAGAGAAATCGATTTTTTTACGGGGATTTATCGCTTAAAGAAATAAATGAGAAAATTCTTAACCATGCAAAGCAGATGGGAATAATGGTTGATATATACCAATCAAATTCCGAGGGTGCGATAATTGAAATCATACAGAATGCGGAAGGATATGATGGACTCATTATAAATCCTGGTGCCTACACCCATACTTCGGTAGCAATAAGGGATGCAATTGAGTCGGTTGGTATTAAAACGATAGAGGTTCATATCAGCAATATCTATGCTCGAGAATCATTCAGACACAAAAGTTTTATTGCACCAGTATGTATCGGGCAAATAGCGGGGCTGGGTTGGTATGGATATATTCTGGCAATTGAATTTTTTATTCATTTTCATTACGGAGAAGAAAATGTATCGCCAGCCGAATAA
- the trpA gene encoding tryptophan synthase subunit alpha translates to MAYLTAGYPTLEKSMRYIQTIGKYADIIEIGIPFSDPIADGKVIQHASQIALEKGTNLFSIFGALAKIRIDKPLVIMSYLNPLLSFGIDRFFMESSKIGISGVIVPDLVVEETGLLKKYAHKYSIDLIQLIAPTSNKDRINLIGKISDGFVYCVSITGTTGMKKSLPDTLPLFIQRVKSMVDKPVVVGFGISRASQIKELCRFADGVVIGSRIIEAIKNREDMNALLKSFKRSTIR, encoded by the coding sequence ATCGCATATCTAACTGCTGGATATCCCACACTTGAAAAATCAATGAGATACATTCAGACAATTGGGAAATATGCTGATATAATTGAAATCGGTATTCCTTTTTCAGATCCGATTGCAGATGGTAAAGTGATACAACATGCTTCACAAATTGCCCTGGAAAAAGGGACAAATTTATTTTCTATATTTGGCGCACTTGCAAAGATAAGGATTGATAAACCCCTTGTGATTATGTCCTATTTGAATCCATTGCTCTCTTTCGGTATTGATAGATTCTTTATGGAAAGCAGTAAGATCGGTATTTCAGGTGTGATTGTGCCGGACCTTGTGGTTGAAGAGACGGGATTATTAAAAAAATATGCTCATAAATACTCAATTGATCTGATTCAACTAATTGCACCTACATCAAATAAGGATAGAATAAATTTGATTGGTAAAATTTCTGATGGCTTTGTCTATTGCGTATCTATAACCGGTACAACAGGGATGAAAAAAAGTCTGCCTGATACACTTCCATTATTTATTCAGAGGGTGAAATCAATGGTGGATAAACCCGTGGTTGTAGGATTTGGAATATCAAGAGCAAGTCAAATAAAAGAACTGTGTAGATTTGCAGACGGCGTGGTAATAGGCAGTCGGATAATTGAGGCAATTAAAAACCGTGAGGATATGAACGCATTGTTGAAAAGTTTTAAAAGGTCCACAATTAGATGA
- the aroB gene encoding 3-dehydroquinate synthase: protein MSENIILTGFMGSGKDTIGRLLASRLNMGFISTDQMIELAEQKSIKKIFEEKGEVYFRKKEKWVIEKIKGLKNVVIATGGGMVIDMKNRKELQKMGNVIQLSANIETLKKRIITNGERPLIRNVFDIDRLYRKRKGIYDFAKIKIDNSEKKPEMVVNKIIEELNFEKPQSFKEKAEIRIKTKLKNYPVIIGYDIMEHLPIFNNKVVIITNPLVGTLYMNELINYLKKGNNEIDYFIIPDGEEFKNFDTVEKIYDFLFRTNFQRQNFIISLGGGVITDIAGFVASTFKRGCRVIHIPTTLLCQVDAAIGGKTGINTDYGKNMLGTFYQPELVLCDLKKLLTLSDKEFLNGIAEVIKYSIIHSKRLFYILQKKKEQVKNRNLQLLFEIVKACVSIKGVIINQDETEEKGIREILNFGHTIGHIIETITNYNIYSHGEAISMGMVEEMKLFGRKINEMREVKELLKEYCLPIYVPCDLKNKMKKLISHDKKMKGKYITIAVFEGIGKIKIKEVLCRKFF, encoded by the coding sequence ATGTCTGAAAATATCATTTTAACAGGATTTATGGGTTCGGGCAAGGATACCATAGGAAGATTGCTCGCAAGTAGATTAAATATGGGTTTTATTTCCACTGACCAAATGATTGAACTGGCTGAGCAGAAGTCGATTAAAAAGATTTTTGAAGAGAAGGGCGAAGTTTATTTCCGAAAAAAAGAAAAATGGGTGATTGAGAAGATAAAGGGATTGAAAAATGTTGTTATAGCCACCGGTGGCGGTATGGTGATTGATATGAAAAACAGAAAAGAATTGCAAAAAATGGGAAATGTGATACAACTATCAGCAAATATTGAAACCTTGAAAAAAAGGATTATCACCAATGGAGAAAGACCGTTGATAAGAAATGTTTTTGACATTGATAGATTATACAGAAAAAGAAAGGGTATATATGACTTTGCCAAGATAAAGATTGATAATTCAGAAAAAAAGCCAGAAATGGTTGTAAATAAGATTATTGAAGAACTGAATTTTGAAAAACCTCAATCGTTTAAAGAAAAAGCAGAGATACGAATTAAAACGAAATTAAAAAATTACCCGGTAATCATTGGTTATGATATTATGGAGCATTTACCCATTTTTAATAATAAGGTGGTGATAATCACAAATCCACTGGTGGGCACACTTTATATGAACGAACTCATAAATTATCTCAAAAAAGGAAATAATGAAATAGATTATTTTATCATCCCGGATGGAGAGGAATTTAAGAATTTTGATACTGTGGAGAAAATATATGACTTTCTTTTTAGGACCAATTTCCAGCGACAAAATTTTATAATAAGTTTAGGGGGTGGTGTTATCACGGATATTGCAGGTTTTGTTGCATCCACATTCAAAAGGGGATGTAGAGTAATCCATATTCCGACAACACTTCTCTGCCAGGTAGACGCAGCAATCGGTGGTAAGACTGGTATAAACACAGATTACGGCAAAAATATGCTGGGTACATTTTACCAGCCTGAACTCGTCCTATGCGATTTGAAAAAATTACTAACCCTTTCGGACAAAGAATTTTTAAACGGTATCGCCGAAGTCATAAAATATAGTATAATACATTCCAAAAGATTGTTTTACATTCTTCAAAAAAAGAAAGAACAGGTCAAAAATCGCAATTTACAGCTCTTATTTGAGATTGTGAAGGCGTGTGTATCTATAAAGGGTGTGATAATAAATCAAGATGAAACCGAAGAAAAGGGGATAAGGGAGATTTTAAATTTTGGTCATACAATCGGACATATCATTGAAACGATAACGAATTATAATATCTATTCCCATGGTGAGGCAATATCAATGGGAATGGTTGAAGAAATGAAACTATTTGGCAGAAAAATAAACGAGATGCGCGAAGTTAAAGAACTGCTGAAGGAATATTGCCTACCAATATATGTGCCGTGTGATCTTAAAAACAAGATGAAGAAATTAATCTCACATGATAAGAAAATGAAAGGTAAATATATAACCATCGCTGTTTTTGAAGGGATTGGCAAAATAAAGATAAAGGAGGTTTTATGCAGAAAATTCTTTTAA
- a CDS encoding chorismate synthase, protein MVRILTAGESHGPGLTAIIDGMPAGIKIEVDFINKELKRRQSGMGRSERMKIENDEIEIISGVKNGKTIGSPITLFIRNTDYRKAHFLLEKKKDKVVTIPRPGHADLPGLLKFGFFDIQDVLERASARETAMRVAAGAVFKIFLNEFEINIGSRVVSIGSAKKKNQFLNLIKRAQKIGETVGGIVEVYADNVCPGLGSYTQFDKRLDALIGLAMLSIPSVKGIEIGEAIKSTIIFGSKFHDEIFFSKNNGFYRRTNNAGGIEGGVSNGERILIRLYAKPIPTLGNPLYSVDIKTKKRTLAPKPRADVCVVESICVIAEAMLAYVIASAICEKFGGDCLADIKKNYRFYQKRIKNV, encoded by the coding sequence TTGGTTAGAATCTTAACGGCTGGTGAATCCCATGGGCCAGGATTGACAGCGATAATAGATGGGATGCCGGCAGGCATAAAAATAGAGGTTGATTTTATAAACAAAGAATTAAAAAGACGTCAATCCGGTATGGGCAGAAGTGAAAGGATGAAGATAGAAAATGATGAGATTGAAATCATTTCTGGTGTTAAAAACGGAAAAACGATTGGTTCGCCTATCACGCTTTTTATAAGAAATACCGATTACCGAAAAGCCCATTTTTTATTAGAAAAGAAAAAAGACAAAGTGGTTACAATTCCAAGACCGGGGCACGCAGACCTGCCGGGTCTATTAAAATTTGGTTTTTTTGATATTCAAGATGTTCTGGAAAGGGCTTCCGCAAGAGAAACCGCTATGAGGGTTGCAGCGGGCGCTGTTTTTAAAATTTTTTTGAATGAGTTTGAGATCAATATTGGTTCAAGGGTTGTCTCAATTGGTTCTGCAAAAAAGAAAAACCAGTTCTTGAATTTAATAAAAAGGGCACAAAAAATCGGTGAAACAGTTGGTGGGATTGTTGAAGTTTATGCTGATAATGTATGCCCTGGACTTGGAAGTTATACACAATTTGACAAAAGACTTGATGCATTGATTGGGCTGGCAATGCTGTCAATACCATCGGTAAAAGGAATTGAAATAGGCGAGGCAATAAAAAGTACTATTATTTTTGGCTCAAAATTCCACGATGAAATATTTTTTAGTAAAAACAATGGTTTCTATAGAAGGACGAATAACGCAGGTGGAATTGAAGGGGGCGTAAGCAATGGCGAAAGGATTTTGATAAGGCTCTATGCAAAACCAATTCCTACCCTCGGGAATCCTTTGTATTCGGTTGATATAAAGACCAAAAAAAGAACTTTAGCTCCAAAACCCAGGGCGGATGTATGCGTTGTCGAATCAATTTGCGTGATTGCTGAAGCAATGCTTGCGTATGTTATCGCCTCTGCAATTTGTGAAAAATTTGGAGGTGATTGTCTTGCCGATATAAAAAAGAATTATCGTTTTTATCAAAAGAGGATAAAGAATGTCTGA
- a CDS encoding AarF/ABC1/UbiB kinase family protein — MFINPFRRFNRYFQITHTLLKYGFGEYVKTIHPAYLLARLGIKKSKISIRPIPERIKLVCEELGPTFIKLGQIASTRTDIFSEELTEVLSLLQDQVKPEPFSIMKGVIENEIGPINEVFTEFNKNPIGSASIAQVYFAKYKDIPVIVKVRRPNIEKIIELDIDMLKRIITIAEINIPGVKERNPKEMIDAFARTIFKEIDFLNEVANAEKFSENFSKDPRIKIPKVFKEISTSKVLIQEYIDGIKITDLKRIKENGIDPRIIAENGADIFLKQVLIDGFFHADPHPGNIFVLKDNVIVPIDFGMVGRITPQLKEKLVALVIGVVNRDAYQVARVILKMGIVNKNVDVNMFQEDILYILDKFEGRSIKHISIKDFITDINRVIRRYQIIIPQDLLYLGKSLSQLESIGRELDEDFDIINFARNFAHRHRLGRVSFDLMINKSKKWFEDMINAIFDLPENINNLFETIKRIDKKENDKKPERYLHWYLSGFGIMFISMFIIMVINHPVAKIAGIAGIVVAFLIFMIQLLNSFISY; from the coding sequence ATGTTCATCAATCCATTCAGGCGGTTTAACCGCTATTTCCAAATTACCCACACACTCTTAAAATATGGATTTGGTGAATATGTAAAGACAATTCATCCCGCATACCTTCTTGCCCGTCTGGGAATTAAGAAAAGTAAGATTTCAATCCGTCCTATACCTGAACGCATAAAACTCGTCTGTGAGGAACTCGGTCCAACTTTTATAAAACTCGGACAGATTGCGTCTACAAGAACCGATATTTTTTCTGAAGAACTGACTGAGGTACTCAGTCTTTTACAGGATCAGGTCAAACCAGAACCATTTTCCATAATGAAAGGTGTAATAGAGAATGAAATTGGACCGATTAATGAGGTGTTTACAGAGTTCAATAAAAATCCGATAGGGTCTGCATCTATTGCCCAGGTATATTTTGCTAAATATAAAGATATTCCCGTTATTGTTAAGGTGCGCCGACCTAATATTGAAAAGATAATAGAACTGGATATTGATATGCTTAAAAGAATTATAACAATTGCGGAAATAAATATTCCCGGAGTAAAAGAAAGAAATCCTAAGGAAATGATTGATGCATTTGCACGAACTATATTTAAGGAAATTGATTTTTTGAATGAAGTGGCAAATGCCGAGAAGTTCAGCGAAAATTTTTCAAAAGATCCGAGGATAAAAATCCCTAAAGTTTTTAAAGAAATCTCTACCTCAAAAGTTTTGATTCAAGAATACATTGATGGAATAAAAATAACCGACCTTAAAAGAATAAAAGAAAATGGGATAGATCCCAGAATCATTGCTGAAAATGGTGCTGATATCTTTCTTAAACAAGTTCTCATAGATGGATTTTTCCATGCGGATCCCCACCCGGGGAATATCTTTGTGTTAAAAGACAATGTAATAGTACCGATTGATTTTGGAATGGTTGGTAGAATAACACCACAATTGAAAGAAAAACTTGTAGCTCTTGTCATTGGTGTAGTCAATCGTGATGCTTATCAGGTTGCACGGGTGATATTAAAGATGGGAATTGTAAATAAAAATGTAGATGTGAATATGTTTCAGGAAGATATTCTTTATATACTTGATAAGTTTGAAGGGAGGTCAATAAAACATATTTCAATAAAAGACTTTATAACTGATATAAATCGGGTCATTAGAAGGTATCAAATCATTATTCCACAGGACTTGCTTTATTTAGGAAAATCTTTATCCCAGCTTGAATCAATCGGCAGGGAACTTGATGAAGATTTTGATATCATAAATTTTGCAAGAAATTTTGCACACAGGCACCGTCTTGGTAGGGTATCATTCGATTTAATGATTAATAAAAGTAAAAAATGGTTTGAAGATATGATAAATGCAATATTTGACTTACCTGAGAATATAAACAATTTATTTGAAACCATAAAAAGGATTGATAAAAAAGAAAATGATAAAAAACCCGAAAGGTATTTGCACTGGTATCTTAGTGGTTTCGGAATAATGTTTATTTCGATGTTTATAATAATGGTGATAAACCATCCTGTAGCAAAAATTGCTGGTATTGCTGGAATTGTCGTTGCCTTTCTCATATTTATGATACAGTTATTGAATTCTTTTATTTCATATTGA